The following proteins are encoded in a genomic region of Nitrospinota bacterium:
- a CDS encoding P-II family nitrogen regulator, producing the protein MKKIEAIIKPHKLDEVKAKLIEIGIYGMTVTEVKGFGRQKGHTELYRGTEYKIDFLPKVKLETVVPEEMVDKAVDAIIGAAYAGQIGDGKIFVSPIEETIRIRTKERGKEAI; encoded by the coding sequence ATGAAAAAGATAGAGGCGATCATAAAGCCGCACAAACTCGACGAAGTGAAAGCGAAGCTGATCGAGATCGGCATATATGGCATGACAGTAACCGAGGTGAAAGGGTTCGGCCGCCAAAAAGGACATACCGAGCTTTACCGCGGCACGGAATACAAAATCGACTTCCTGCCCAAGGTGAAGCTGGAAACGGTGGTGCCGGAAGAAATGGTGGACAAGGCGGTCGATGCCATTATCGGCGCCGCCTACGCGGGGCAGATAGGGGACGGCAAGATTTTTGTCTCCCCCATTGAAGAAACAATCCGCATCCGCACCAAAGAACGCGGCAAAGAAGCGATATGA